From Acidimicrobiia bacterium:
GCTCGTCGCCGGGGTCGTGGAACGCGTTGACGTCGCCTTCGAACAGGGACAGGTGCGTGTGCATGCCGGAGCCGAACGACCCGGTGATGGGCTTCGGCATGAACGTCGCGTAGACGCCGAGGTCCTGCGCGACCTCCTTGACGACGAGACGGAACGTCATCACGTTGTCCGCCATCGTCAACGCGTCGGTGTAGCGCAGGTCGATCTCGTGCTGGCTCGGGCCGAGCTCGTGGAAGCTGTACTCGACGGGGATGCCGAGCGCCTCGAGCGTCAGGAGCGTCTGCTTGCGCAGCTCGCTGACCATGTCGAGCTGGGTGAGCTCGAAGTACCCGCCGCGGTCGAGCGGGATCGGCTGGTCGGGAGAGCGGAAGTAGAAGAACTCCATCTCCGGCCCCGCGTAGAACGTGAAGCCCTTCTCGCGCGCGCGATCGAGGTTGCGCTTCAGCACGTAGCGGGGGTCGCCGTCGAACGGTTCACCCGAGAGATGGCAGATGTCGCAGAACATCCGCGCGACGGGCGCGTCCTCGCCGCGCCACGGGACGATCTCGAACGTGGACGGGTCGGGCCGCGCCAGCATGTCGGCTTCCTGCACGCGGCTGTATCCCTCGATGGCGGAGCCGTCGAACGTCATGCCCTCTTCGAGCGCGACCTCGAGCTCGGCCGGTGTGATGGCGAAGGACTTCATCGTGCCGAGGACGTCGGCGAACCAGAGGCGTACGAACCGCACGCCGCGTTCCTCGACGGTCCGCAGCACGTAGTCGAGCTGGCGTTCCATGGCGCGCTCCTCGGATCACACGGGGCCCGACCTGAAGTGTTGCACCTGGCATCGGCGTCACCGCCGGTCCGCCCGACCCCGCGCCGGCGCGTTAACAGAGCGTTCATCGAGGGGCAACGGACGCGAAATCGCCGGCTGCCAGCTTCATCCTCGGCGGGGCGCGCCCTGGCTCCGTCACGGGTGGTGGGGCCCGGCCTACGCTCCCGCCGTCCCGGACCCGTGGACGATCCCGTGGATGGAGGTATCGACGGTGGAGCAGCGCACACCCGGCGACGTCGTGAAGATGCTGAAGGACGAGAACGTCGACGTGATCGACGTCCGGTTCTGCGACCTGCCGGGCCTGATGCAGCACTTCTCCGTTCCCGCGCACGAGCTGACCGAGGACGTGTTCGAGGACGGGCTCGGCTTCGACGGCTCGTCGATCCGCGGCTTCCAGGAGATCCAGGAGTCCGACATGCTCCTGGTTCCCGACGCGAACACCGCGGTGATCGACCCGTTCCGTCAGCACAAGACGCTGAACATCAACTGCTACGTGCGCGACCCCGTGACTGGTGAGGCGTACAGCCGCGACCCGCGCTACATCGCGCGGAAGGCCGAGGACTACTTGCGGGGCACGGGTCTCGCGGACACCGCGTACTTCGGGCCCGAGGCGGAGTTCTACATCTTCGACTCCGTGCGCTTCGACCAGAACCAGTACTCGGGCTACTACTTCGTCGACTCGGTCGAGGGCGTGTGGAACTCGGGTCGTGAGCGCGAGCTCGACGGTTCGCCCAACCTCGCGTACAAGCCCCGTTACAAGGAGGGCTACTTCCCGGTCCCGCCCATGGACCAGTTCCAGGACCTGCGTTCCGAGATGGTCCGCGTCCTCGAGCAGGTCGGCATCGCGATCGAGGTGCAGCACCACGAGGTCGGCACCGCCGGTCAGGCCGAGATCGACATGCGCTTCGACACGCTCGGCGTCATGGCCGACAAGCTGATGCTCTACAAGTACGTGGTGAAGAACGTGGCGCGTCAGGCCGGCTACTCGGTGACGTTCATGCCGAAGCCGATCTTCATGGACAACGGCTCGGGCATGCACGTGCACCAGTCGTTGTGGAAGGGCGGTGAGCCGCTGTTCTTCGACGAGAAGGGCTACGCGGGCCTGTCCGACATGGCGCGCTGGTACATCGGCGGGCTGCTGCGTCACGCGTCGTCGGTGCTCGCGTTCTCGAACCCGACGACGAACTCCTACAAGCGGTTGGTGCCTGGTTACGAGGCGCCAGTCAACCTCGTGTACTCGCAGCGGAACCGGTCCGCGTCGGTCCGCATCCCGCTCTACTCGAAGAGCCCGAAGGCGAAGCGACTCGAATTCCGCTGCCCCGACCCGTCGTGCAACCCGTACCTCGCGTTCTCCGCGATGCTGATGGCCGGGCTCGACGGGATCGCGAACCGCATCGAGCCGCCGACACCCGTCGACCGCGACCTGTACGACCTCGCGCCCGAGGAGCTCGCGAAGGTACCGCAGGTTCCGGGGTCGCTGAACGAGAGCCTCGCCGCGCTCGAGGCCGACCACGAGTTCCTGCTCGCGGGAGGCGTGTTCACGCCGGACGTGATCGACACGTGGATCACGTACAAGCGGGTGAACGAGATCGACCAGGTGCAGCTCCGCCCGC
This genomic window contains:
- a CDS encoding glutamine synthetase family protein; translation: MERQLDYVLRTVEERGVRFVRLWFADVLGTMKSFAITPAELEVALEEGMTFDGSAIEGYSRVQEADMLARPDPSTFEIVPWRGEDAPVARMFCDICHLSGEPFDGDPRYVLKRNLDRAREKGFTFYAGPEMEFFYFRSPDQPIPLDRGGYFELTQLDMVSELRKQTLLTLEALGIPVEYSFHELGPSQHEIDLRYTDALTMADNVMTFRLVVKEVAQDLGVYATFMPKPITGSFGSGMHTHLSLFEGDVNAFHDPGDEHGLSKVGKCFIAGLLRHAREITAVTNQWVNSYKRLVVGYEAPVYICWARNNRSALVRVPLAKKGKESSTRVEFRSPDPACNPYLAFSVMLAAGLKGIDEGYELPPEATNNIYEMTAEERAAEGIGALPQSLKEAVDVMEGSELVAETLGEHLFDYMIRNKREEWEEYKAHVTPFEIDRYLGIL
- the glnA gene encoding type I glutamate--ammonia ligase → MEVSTVEQRTPGDVVKMLKDENVDVIDVRFCDLPGLMQHFSVPAHELTEDVFEDGLGFDGSSIRGFQEIQESDMLLVPDANTAVIDPFRQHKTLNINCYVRDPVTGEAYSRDPRYIARKAEDYLRGTGLADTAYFGPEAEFYIFDSVRFDQNQYSGYYFVDSVEGVWNSGRERELDGSPNLAYKPRYKEGYFPVPPMDQFQDLRSEMVRVLEQVGIAIEVQHHEVGTAGQAEIDMRFDTLGVMADKLMLYKYVVKNVARQAGYSVTFMPKPIFMDNGSGMHVHQSLWKGGEPLFFDEKGYAGLSDMARWYIGGLLRHASSVLAFSNPTTNSYKRLVPGYEAPVNLVYSQRNRSASVRIPLYSKSPKAKRLEFRCPDPSCNPYLAFSAMLMAGLDGIANRIEPPTPVDRDLYDLAPEELAKVPQVPGSLNESLAALEADHEFLLAGGVFTPDVIDTWITYKRVNEIDQVQLRPHPWEFYLYYDI